A window of Deltaproteobacteria bacterium CG2_30_66_27 contains these coding sequences:
- a CDS encoding inositol-3-phosphate synthase produces MGKIRVAVAGVGNCASALLQGIEFYRETPAAADGEIIPGLMNRDIGGYLPGDIEVVAAFDIDRRKVGRPVTEAIFAPPNCTKRFVERMPAGGGPVVRMGPVLDGVAPHMAEYPDDRTFLPSSGTPCDVERVLRDSGAEILVNYLPVGSEAATRFYAEACLRTGASLVNCIPVFIASDPAWADRFRKAGIPLVGDDIKSQLGATIVHRALARLFSDRGIRLRRTYQLNTGGNTDFLNMLNRSRLESKRISKTEAVTSALSHTVSADDVHIGPSDYVPWQKDNKLCFLRIEGEGFGGLPIELELRLSVTDSPNSAGVGIDAIRFCRLGREMGLSGPLLAPSAYFMKHPPEQHNDDDARRELGEIIADFQAWKRTQEAHPRTPCTSPT; encoded by the coding sequence ATGGGTAAGATCCGGGTCGCGGTGGCCGGGGTGGGGAACTGCGCCAGCGCGCTGCTGCAGGGAATCGAGTTCTACCGGGAAACGCCCGCCGCCGCCGACGGCGAGATCATCCCCGGGCTGATGAACCGCGACATCGGCGGCTACCTCCCCGGCGACATCGAGGTCGTGGCGGCGTTCGACATCGACCGCAGGAAGGTCGGCCGACCCGTCACCGAGGCGATCTTCGCGCCCCCCAACTGCACGAAGCGGTTCGTCGAGAGGATGCCGGCCGGCGGCGGACCCGTCGTCCGCATGGGACCCGTCCTGGACGGCGTGGCCCCCCACATGGCCGAATACCCCGACGACCGGACGTTTCTCCCCTCCTCCGGGACGCCGTGCGACGTGGAAAGAGTCCTGCGGGATTCCGGCGCCGAGATCCTGGTCAACTACCTGCCCGTCGGCTCGGAGGCGGCGACCCGTTTCTATGCCGAGGCGTGCCTCCGGACGGGGGCGAGCCTCGTGAACTGCATCCCGGTCTTCATCGCCTCCGATCCGGCGTGGGCCGACCGCTTCCGGAAGGCGGGGATCCCCCTGGTGGGAGACGACATCAAGTCCCAGCTGGGGGCGACCATCGTCCACCGGGCGCTGGCCCGCCTTTTCTCGGACCGCGGGATCCGCCTTCGGCGGACGTACCAGCTGAACACCGGGGGAAACACCGACTTCCTCAACATGCTGAACCGGAGCCGCCTCGAATCGAAACGGATCTCGAAGACGGAGGCGGTGACCAGCGCCCTGTCGCACACCGTATCCGCCGACGACGTCCACATCGGGCCGTCCGACTACGTCCCCTGGCAGAAGGACAACAAGCTCTGCTTCCTGCGGATCGAGGGGGAAGGGTTCGGAGGGTTGCCGATCGAGCTGGAGCTGCGGCTCTCCGTCACCGACTCGCCGAACAGCGCGGGCGTCGGGATCGACGCGATCCGGTTCTGCCGCCTCGGGAGGGAGATGGGGCTGTCGGGCCCCTTGCTCGCCCCGTCGGCCTATTTCATGAAGCATCCCCCGGAGCAGCACAACGACGACGACGCACGACGCGAACTCGGGGAGATCATCGCGGACTTTCAGGCGTGGAAAAGGACGCAAGAAGCGCATCCCAGGACGCCGTGCACTTCTCCCACGTGA
- a CDS encoding NAD-dependent malic enzyme 1 yields the protein MQIEKGIDKLVKTIRVMILDKPGFFGKVATAIGVAGGNIGDIKLVGYGLEYNTRDITILVDDDAQLQRVLEELGKVEGVIISDIIDPVLEMHRGGKISVKSRIPLDSISTIRKIYTPGVAKVCKLIQRNPDLAYNYTVIPNTVAIVTNGTAILGLGDIGAVAGMPVMEGKAALFDALVGINGIPILIQSKDTEEIIRTVASIAPTFGAIKLEDIKAPECFEIEDRLTEMLDIPVLHDDQHGTAVVVLAALLNASKYVGMQVKNETVGMVGLGAAGMGISKLLMAYGVRKMLGADINPGAKEIFAKEGGKPVTLEEVMALSDIVICTTGVAGLIKKETIRKGQVILALSNPRSEISPEDARAAGASFAADGRGVNNALAFPGVFRGALNARARKINNRMKIAAAKVISASASAGELVPSILDLEMHAKVAEAVERAAFETGVARPRTEEIEET from the coding sequence ATGCAGATCGAAAAGGGGATCGACAAACTCGTAAAAACCATCCGCGTGATGATCCTCGACAAGCCCGGATTCTTCGGCAAGGTGGCGACCGCCATCGGCGTCGCGGGCGGGAACATCGGCGACATCAAGCTGGTCGGGTACGGCCTCGAATACAACACCCGCGACATCACGATCCTGGTCGACGACGACGCGCAGCTCCAGAGGGTTCTCGAGGAGCTGGGCAAGGTCGAGGGCGTCATCATCTCCGACATCATCGACCCCGTGCTCGAGATGCACCGGGGCGGCAAGATCTCCGTCAAGTCCCGCATCCCGCTGGACAGCATCTCCACGATCCGGAAGATCTACACCCCCGGCGTCGCCAAGGTCTGCAAGCTCATTCAGCGGAACCCCGATCTGGCGTACAACTACACGGTCATCCCCAACACGGTCGCGATCGTAACGAACGGCACCGCCATCCTCGGCCTCGGGGACATCGGGGCCGTGGCCGGCATGCCGGTGATGGAGGGGAAGGCGGCGCTGTTCGACGCGCTGGTGGGGATCAACGGCATCCCCATCCTCATCCAGTCGAAAGACACCGAGGAGATCATCCGCACGGTCGCCTCCATCGCCCCCACGTTCGGTGCGATCAAGCTCGAGGACATCAAGGCCCCCGAGTGCTTCGAGATCGAGGACCGCCTGACGGAGATGCTCGACATCCCGGTGCTCCACGACGACCAGCACGGCACGGCCGTCGTTGTCCTGGCCGCGCTGCTGAACGCAAGCAAATACGTCGGGATGCAGGTGAAGAACGAGACGGTCGGGATGGTGGGGCTGGGGGCCGCCGGGATGGGGATCTCGAAGCTCCTGATGGCCTACGGCGTCCGCAAGATGCTCGGCGCCGACATCAACCCCGGCGCGAAGGAGATTTTCGCGAAGGAGGGCGGCAAGCCCGTCACGCTCGAGGAGGTCATGGCGCTGTCCGACATCGTCATCTGCACGACCGGCGTGGCGGGGCTCATCAAGAAGGAGACGATCCGCAAGGGGCAGGTGATCCTCGCGCTGTCGAACCCGAGGTCCGAGATCTCTCCCGAGGACGCACGGGCGGCCGGGGCCTCGTTCGCGGCGGACGGACGGGGGGTCAACAACGCGCTGGCGTTCCCCGGCGTGTTCCGGGGGGCGCTCAACGCGCGGGCCCGCAAGATCAACAACCGGATGAAGATCGCCGCCGCCAAGGTCATCAGCGCATCGGCGTCCGCCGGGGAG